The Eurosta solidaginis isolate ZX-2024a chromosome 4, ASM4086904v1, whole genome shotgun sequence genome includes a window with the following:
- the RpS2 gene encoding small ribosomal subunit protein uS5, which yields MADAAPARGGFRGGFGSRGGRGGRGRGRGRGRGRGRGGKEDSKEWVPVTKLGRLVRDGKIHSLEEIYLYSLPIKEFEIIDFFVGTALRDEVLKIMPVQKQTRAGQRTRFKAFVAIGDNNGHIGLGVKCSKEVATAIRGAIILAKLSVVPVRRGYWGNKIGKPHTVPCKVTGKCGSVSVRLIPAPRGTGIVSAPVPKKLLTMAGIEDCYTSARGSTGTLGNFAKATYAAIAKTYAYLTPDLWKEMPLGATPYQEFADFLAEKPSTVARHQVEA from the coding sequence ATGGCGGACGCAGCTCCAGCCCGTGGTGGTTTCCGTGGAGGATTTGGTTCTCGTGGCGGCCGCGGTGGTCGAGGTCGTGGTCGGGGGCGTGGCCGTGGTCGTGGTCGTGGAGGTAaagaagactcaaaggaatgggTTCCCGTAACAAAATTGGGCCGTTTAGTGCGTGATGGAAAAATCCACTCATTAGAAGAAATCTACCTATATTCTTTGCCAATCAAAGAATTTGAAATCATCGATTTCTTTGTGGGTACAGCTCTTCGTGATGAAGTTTTAAAAATTATGCCTGTTCAGAAACAAACACGTGCCGGTCAGCGTACGCGTTTCAAGGCGTTTGTTGCTATTGGTGACAACAATGGACATATCGGACTGGGAGTTAAATGTAGCAAGGAAGTAGCTACTGCTATACGTGGCGCCATCATTCTGGCAAAATTGTCTGTCGTACCCGTTAGGCGTGGTTATTGGGGTAACAAGATTGGGAAGCCCCACACAGTACCTTGCAAAGTTACTGGGAAGTGTGGTTCCGTATCCGTGCGGTTAATTCCTGCTCCTCGCGGTACTGGTATTGTATCTGCACCCGTGCCTAAGAAGTTGTTAACTATGGCTGGAATTGAGGATTGCTATACGTCTGCTCGTGGATCAACAGGTACCCTCGGCAATTTTGCAAAAGCAACATACGCCGCTATAGCTAAGACCTATGCTTACTTGACACCTGATTTATGGAAAGAGATGCCATTGGGTGCCACTCCATATCAAGAATTCGCCGATTTCTTGGCTGAAAAGCCAAGCACCGTTGCTCGTCACCAAGTGGAAGCTTAA